TTCTATAAACTGTATCTTCCACATCAAAATCATCATATATATAACTATTTAAACTATAGTATGATGGAATTATATCCAAAAGCTCCCCTTCATCAATTCCATCTTCAGAGTTAGCACTTTGATTTAATGAGGCTATTCTCTTTATTCTATTCTGAAGTTCTTTCATCTCCTCATATTCCTCTAAGGAAATATTCAATTGCTTACATATAAGCTCTTTTTTTATACATCCGTATCTACATAATTGATTTTTTTCTATTCCATTTATTTTATTTATCTTTTCAATTACGTGAACGGGCAACCTTACTAAAAAACCTTTATCATATATAGCTCTATCTATATGTTGATTTATCCAATAATAAACATAAGTAGAAAACTCCGTACCTTTATTAATATCAAATTTTTCTATGCCCTTTATAAGCCCTATTATTCCCTCTTGAATCAGATCCTCATAGGTAAAAGATGATATTTTTGATTTCTTAAAAGCTACCTTTCTTACTAAATTTATATTGTTCAGTATCAGTTTTTCTTTAGACTTCATATCTCCCTTAACTTTATAAAGGTATATAAGTTCCTTATTGTTTTCATAGAATGTATTTTTACTGTCAGTTTCCTGGTGCAATTTGTTTATATCATGAATACCACAATACATTTAAAATCACCAACCAATCAATGCAATATATTATTAATGTTCTATATTATATTAGAAAATCCCTTTATAAATTACATTTTTTAAAATATTTTAATAACTAATATAGCATTGATATTTACAACCATACTATGAAAAATTCATTTATAATTATGTTAATACTTTAACTGGGAATTCATAATCAATGGAATTATGAATTTCTATATTATAAAAAACCGCCATCTACTGTTATTATTTGCCCAGTTACATATCTTGAAGAATCATCACAT
The DNA window shown above is from Haloimpatiens massiliensis and carries:
- a CDS encoding sigma-70 family RNA polymerase sigma factor, whose protein sequence is MYCGIHDINKLHQETDSKNTFYENNKELIYLYKVKGDMKSKEKLILNNINLVRKVAFKKSKISSFTYEDLIQEGIIGLIKGIEKFDINKGTEFSTYVYYWINQHIDRAIYDKGFLVRLPVHVIEKINKINGIEKNQLCRYGCIKKELICKQLNISLEEYEEMKELQNRIKRIASLNQSANSEDGIDEGELLDIIPSYYSLNSYIYDDFDVEDTVYRNLLRKDIEKVLQTLSPREEKIIRDRFGLYEREPKTLEEIGKYYKITRERIRQIEAKTIRKLRHPTRARILKDYIIS